The following proteins are encoded in a genomic region of Gossypium hirsutum isolate 1008001.06 chromosome D05, Gossypium_hirsutum_v2.1, whole genome shotgun sequence:
- the LOC107921742 gene encoding uncharacterized protein gives MESTALNGRMARWQILLSEFDIAYVNQKAVKGSAIAEFLASRALEDYEPLNFDFSNEDLMYVATAKEDSHKNHLWKLSFDGASNAIGNEIRAVLVSPSGDNYPFTSKLNFDCTNNMAEYEACVMANWTTIERKIKLKGEWETRDPKLVQYRKLVLKLIEEFDSVTFCYLQRDENHMADALATLASMIKVNKPEDMKPIQISIHEAPAYCYNIDDEEEMDDHPWYHDILRYVKSREYPTHATENDKRTLRRLAIDYVLDGEILYKKGKDQLLRCVDVVEANKILEEVHEGICGTYANYFTMAREIMRFGYY, from the exons atggagtcgacTGCGTTGAATGGGAGGATGGCTAGGTGGCAGATTCTACTCTCCGAATTTGATATAGCCTATGTAAATCAGAAAGCCGTTAAAGGAAGCGCGATAGCAGAATTTTTGGCCAGCAGAGCTTTAGAAGACTATGAACCTCTGAATTTTGATTTCTcgaatgaagatttgatgtatgtTGCAACCGCTAAAGAGGATTCTCACAAAAATCACCTTTGGAAGCTAAGCTTCgacggagcttcaaatgctataggCAATGAAATTAGGGCAGTCCTCGTTTCCCCTAGTGGAGATAATTATCCTTTCACTAGCAAATTGAACTTTGATTGCACCAAtaacatggctgagtatgaagcttgcGTTATGGCTAACTGGACAACCATAGAGCGAAAAATTAAG CTCAAAGgagaatgggaaacaagagacccaaAGTTAGTCCAATATCGGAAGTTGGTTCTaaaattgattgaggagtttgataGCGTCACCTTTTGTTATCTCCAACGAGACGAAAACCATATGGCAGATGCTTTGGCCACTTTAGCCtctatgatcaaggtgaacaaacCCGAAGATATGAAGCCTATTCAGATCAGCATTCATGAGGCTCCAGCCTATTGTTACAACATTGACGATGAAGAGGAAATGGATGATCATCCCTGGTATCATGACATATTGCGATATGTAAAGAGTCGTGAGTACCCCACCCATGCGACGGaaaatgataagaggacattAAGGAGATTAGCCATTGATTATGTCCTAGATGGGGAGATTTtgtataaaaagggaaaagatcaattgttgagatgtgtggatgttgTCGAGGCCaataaaattttggaagaagtgcaTGAAGGTATCTGTGGAACGTATGCCAACTACTTCACGATGGCCAGAGaaattatgagatttgggtactattag
- the LOC107921098 gene encoding mitochondrial import inner membrane translocase subunit TIM50 encodes MSSIVLRSRTISNNFSSKSISQRGLCSGVVSSSSDPSKGTIPSSQSILSDQSTPPPPAPKVAPQVSGGKIWSFVKYGLIAGVTGTTGYAGYLSYKCSCEEVDHKAKALRAAASYAPSEDASAIDKYGGLLYSAAMTVPAKALESYLDLRRLVEEHLLEYTEPTSDKLLPDLHPLEQHVFTLVLDLNETLLYTDWKRERGWRTFKRPGVDAFLEHLAKFYEIVVYSDQMNMYVDPVCERLDTNHCIRYRLSRGATKYQDGKHYRDLSKLNRDPTKILYVSAHAFDSSLQPENCVPIKPYKLETDDTALLDLIPFLEYVARNSPADIRQVLQSYERKDIAKEFLERSKEYQRRVQEQKQQGRLWRR; translated from the exons ATGTCTTCCATTGTTCTTAGATCGCgaacaatttcaaataatttcAGTTCAAAGAGTATTTCTCAAAGGGGTTTATGTTCAGGAGTGGTTTCTTCTTCTTCGGATCCTTCTAAAGGAACAATACCTTCTTCACAATCCATTCTCTCCGATCAGTCGACACCTCCTCCTCCGGCGCCGAAAGTTGCCCCACAGGTTTCGGGAGGGAAAATTTGGAGCTTTGTCAAGTACGGACTCATTGCAGGTGTTACTGGAACTACTGGCTATGCTGGTTATCTCTCTTATA AGTGTTCATGTGAGGAAGTAGATCATAAAGCAAAGGCATTGCGGGCGGCAGCGAGTTATGCTCCTAGTGAAGATGCTTCTGCAATTGAT AAATATGGAGGCTTGCTTTACTCTGCTGCAATGACAG TTCCGGCTAAAGCACTTGAATCTTATCTGGATCTCAGGAGGTTAGTGGAAGAACATTTGCTG GAATATACTGAACCGACTTCGGATAAGCTTCTTCCTGATTTGCATCCTCTAGAACAGCATGTTTTCACTCTTGTCCTAGATCTGAACGAGACATTACTTTATACAGACTGGAAG CGAGAGAGAGGCTGGCGTACCTTCAAAAGACCTGGTGTTGATGCCTTTCTGGAACATCTAGCAAAGTTCTATGAAATTGTTGTCTATTCTGACCAGATGAATATG TATGTTGATCCTGTTTGTGAAAGGTTGGACACTAACCATTGTATACGATATAGGCTATCAAGGGGTGCTACTAAATATCAGGATGGCAAGCATTATAGA GATCTTTCAAAGCTAAACAGGGATCCAACCAAGATTTTATATGTGAGTGCTCATGCATTTGATTCTAGCCTTCAACCAGAAAATTGTGTCCCTATTAAGCCATATAAGCTCGAGACTGATGATACCGCACTTTTAGACCTTATTCCGTTTCTTGAAT ATGTAGCCCGCAATAGTCCGGCTGATATCAGACAAGTATTGCAATCATATGAAAGAAAAGATATCGCGAAAGAGTTTCTCGAGCGTTCTAAAGAGTATCAAAG GCGAGTTCAAGAACAGAAACAACAAGGTCGGCTTTGGCGGCGCTGA